TCGCCATGAATGTTAATCGCAATACAGACAACGAACAGAATCCCGCCCGCCAAGATCATCATTCTTGAGCCAAACTTCTCGATAAGCGATCCGGTAAAGAATGCAGGTACAAACATCCCCAGAACATGCCACTCAATCACGCCAGCCGCCTTGGTAAAATCAAAACCACAGCCAATCATTGCCAACGGTGTTGCTGTCATTAGGATATTCATCACCGCATAAGCGACCATTGCAGCAAAAACTGCTCCAATAAAGTTCGGTGCTTTAACGATCACACCTAAAGGATCAGCTTTGGGAGCCTGACTATTAAAAGAGACTCTTGGAAATTGAATGGTTTGTAAGATAAGCAACGCAAGAATGTTCAATCCAATCAACGAAGCAAAAGCACCAATATACAAGCCATCTTGCGACCATTGTTGCGACATAATCGCCAAGTTAGGCCCTAACACGGCAGCAAGAACGCCACCAGCCATTGATATAGAAATCGCACGATGGCGAGCATTTTCATCGCACACTTCGATAGCAGCGAAACGATAAAGCGTGCCAAAACCTATACCTATCCCAAGCAAAAATGTGGCGAAGCAAAACAGATAAAAGTGTTGTTGAGATAACGCGTAAGTTGCAAGACTTGCCCCTTTAATACCGACTACGTTGCCAATACTAAACCCTCGTTTTCGTCCTAACTTACCTGAAATTAAAGACGCGGGAATAGTGGCCGCCATTAAACCTAAAAACTGTAAAGCAACGGGTAAAGTAATCATGCTGACACTAGGGGCGATCTGTTTACCTATCAAACCAATCACCGAGATCAGTAATATATTACCCGTCATCAATAAGGCCTGACACAGTGATAGCAGCCAAACGTTTCTATTCATCTTCATTCCCA
The Vibrio cyclitrophicus DNA segment above includes these coding regions:
- a CDS encoding MFS transporter — protein: MNRNVWLLSLCQALLMTGNILLISVIGLIGKQIAPSVSMITLPVALQFLGLMAATIPASLISGKLGRKRGFSIGNVVGIKGASLATYALSQQHFYLFCFATFLLGIGIGFGTLYRFAAIEVCDENARHRAISISMAGGVLAAVLGPNLAIMSQQWSQDGLYIGAFASLIGLNILALLILQTIQFPRVSFNSQAPKADPLGVIVKAPNFIGAVFAAMVAYAVMNILMTATPLAMIGCGFDFTKAAGVIEWHVLGMFVPAFFTGSLIEKFGSRMMILAGGILFVVCIAINIHGESIWHFRAALVVLGVGWNFMFIAATGLFSQSYQLQNKAKAQAFNEFVVFGCVTITAMLSGWLESTAGWQNLNIYVLPFVLAVILLFAFSARKSRVQKQPV